GAAGATCCACTGTTCCACTACAAATTTCAACAAAACCCTTCACCGCCCCCAAAATAGCCCgatttcttggaaatttttaaaaactcactgtaattatttttttccagactCATTCGACCGGAGACGCAAAGCCTTTTCAAAGAATTGTGCGAAGAACAAGTGCAGATGCATATAAATACAGCTGAAGTAAAATCTCGCAAGAAACAACGGAAGATGGAAACCGAAGTAATGGATTTGCGCAGGAGAATGGAGGAAACaactggaaaaaatattgtattgaGTAATCGTGAAATTCGCCTCCTGCGATATTTATCTCTGACTGaggatgaaaaagaaaaactgaAAGGTTGTTACAAAGTTGCaaagaaattggaaaaactGGAGAGTTTAGGTCAGGATAAAAATGAGAGttctgatgatgatgatgacgatTGTTTTGAcgatgaggaaaaaaacgaagaatatccaagtttagATAGTTGTACTTCTGACAATTCTCAAAATGACATAACGTCCAAAATGGAATCTCCATCATTGACGGAGACCATGAAAATGGTCGATGAAGTTCTCCAGGATGGTCAGATGGATGGTTTTGAAAGAATTGACAAACTAGAAGCCATTTTATCAGCCGTTAGTTGTTCAACTGACAAATTACTCAGTGATTCCGTCCACATAAATAGCCCCAACTGCATGTGTCAGGGATTTTCTCCAGTAAAATCCGCAGTTCAACGTTCTGAAGCAGCATGTCAGACACTTAGCACTGGCGATATTGTTATaacgagaatatttttcgttgaGGAGGAGAAAGAAAGGACGAAATTACTGAATTcgccaaaaaaatgatttttcatatatttttattaaactaaCTGGtatactgaatttttattaactgAATCATTGAATAGTCATGTACTAGAAATTTTATGATGTTACGCAATATTTAACACTGATAGCTCATCAGCTATAATTATATGAATCGTATGTGCGAAGAGGAGacgatattttttctaaaaaaaaaaacaaaaaacgaaAGCCTTATTCTAACCGttgacttttttatataacaaTTTTAACTGGTTTTATGCAGAGTTCAATAAATCATTGTGAACGTCAAATGCGGTTGATTTATTAAGACAGGTAATAATATAAAACGGAATTTTATTGATCAAATTTAGTCtacaaaaaattacaaatataaaaattttatggagaaCTTTGACAATATGTTATAAgttgtagaaaataaaatggaaccattttaacatttttaaaagCATTGCACCATGTCatcatattttcaattacagTTTAGCTTTCAGACTTGTCATGAGTTTCTCAAGTTTCATTGCAGTTTGCAGATTaccatcaattttcaattttcccatgaGAAATGCAGTAGCTGGTTTTAATTTACCAGTAAACATATCAAAGAAATTTGTCGACTCCATAGTGAGGGTAGCATCAGCTGGATTGGTTGGAGTCCCTCTTCCAAATCCCCCATTACCGTTCTTCAGATCCAGGAACCACGTGCCCTTCTCTGCCCCTGTGACATAACCagcataaaaattatctaccGAACATTATATGGATTgcattttttctttgatttttaattcgaaATTTCAACTTAATACTCCGTCACTAGATACCCTGGAAAATCATGGATTTGGATTGGCAGAAGTcatgtgatttttattttccatattattctttttttgtaACATTTTTATTGGTAATAATCTTTCGATTTAATCTGTAGTAGCCATTTTCCCAAATCTCGAAAATCATTTCTGTGAAAATTTCTTGCTATGGTGATATGATATATTTTTCGAACCCACCCAGTACTgaacatgaatattttttcacctgACATGGGAAAGAAGTCAAAtgtattggagtttacatttcgaatgtttgtcaaaaattaattttcgaatggGATGAATGGATCTTTGTATGATAAGTATTTACtttattctggtgtttccacttgagagtggaaaattaatttatgatttttatgagaaataattcTAGGAAGTTTGGGGGTGATGTGTATGCTGTTTTCTGAATGTCtacagaggtgcatgagtgggaccattattgatgagagacatcaggtccagagtgttgtatccctttagtCTATTAGTTAGTTCGTTTAAGGAAACGAAAcagagcggttgtgcctttccagcgtataaaataaaagatataAAATGGAATTCACACGTTTGATTAATGAAccattatcccatttccaatccCATCCCATCTTGAggaacataaaaatatttttatatttgtattcaatagtttaaaaaGACGAAGATTGTAAACTGATTTTCTGTCAATTTTTACCGGCATTGGGCACCTCCTATGTGATATTTTACCGTTCATCTACtagaaacaattatttttgtgcGGTATGGAAACACAAATGAAACTAAActacaaaaattaaattcttctacGATGTAATTGGAATAATCCAAAACGGTAACTAACTATTATTCTGCGGAGTCTAAGACCCATTTTGTAAAAGAGGTTTAAATGTTTTAATGAAAACTGCAGTACTAGGAGGATTTCGCAaggaaaaatacgaaaaactaTGTTTGCTATTGATGTGCGAAGCAAAATGGAATGACTACGCAGTCCATCGGCAAATTTAATGAGCGGAATGGAGTcaaacattaattaatgatttttatacCTGTCATGTTGAACTGGTAGATAGCACCGACTTTCTTCACGAGTTCTGGAGATATGTTGGCCTCAATTGCCTTGAAGAGAACTTCGACACTCCGATTACCACTTGGTTTTTGCTCAGATtgtaattttatatatttttcggaGTCCTCAATATCCAAGAAAAAGTCCAACATCAATTCGTCTTTGTGTTCTGAAGCATAAAAGTAAAATAAGATTAAATATCCTAATATAAACAAAATTCTAACATAAATGGGCACCGTGCCATttcatctttaaaaaattgcctATTTTACTATATACCCAGGTTCAATCGAGTTTTAATGAGGATAAAATCGTGATTTATGCAGcaacaaaattatcatttgaCGAATTGGCTTTTACAATTTGAGCCGATGGCCAGTTTGTAAAAAGGTTCAAATGGGTTCCCCTCGAAGGCCAGCAGCTTATATTCATAACAAAATTCGTAATCTACGAGCAATCCCTTAGTACAAGAAAGTTTTCACAACTAGCAAAAAAAGTTTACACACTTGCATATCGTCATGACCTGGAAGTCGCAAATGGGGAGTTTTTAGACGTGGGCTACGTGGATGTTGATTACAAGAAAGTTTTCAGGATTTCGATTTTGATTTTCTGGCTCACTCGCCGTAGCTTTCTGATTTCAagtaaaatcacaaaaaatacttttcagGATTGTATCACGTCTTTACAGAGTGGCAACACAGTTGACGTACTTCAAGTGGGCTATAATTCTCCAAGATACCCCAAAAccgaatttccaatttttaccTTAATTTTGAAGATGAAATTTTGAACTGAAAAGTTCTGAGCAACTTTTCAATCGGACGCATCCCCTTCGATTCATTCAGGGTAAGAGTGGAATGAATCAGAAGGGTAGATTCACCAGCCGTACGACGGTAGGACAAACGTAAAAGGattcctctccccctccccccttcaaaTACAACTCGCGACTTCCCTTCGATGGCAAAAAGGGAACTCTGCGGTCGCCATCCTTCCGGTCTGAGCGCGGGGAGAGGGGGGTGGGTGGAAAAGTAATCCCATATCATTTGCccatgaattgaaaattcattattggtctactaattaataaaaataaatggaaccTAGGATGTTCGACGGAGTATTACATTTTCTCTCGATTAATACTcgtttcatcccttaatcaCTCcgtaagaaaaaaatgaacacggCGATACCAATTAGTGGGTTCCCCTGCGCCGTTTCCTCTCCAGTCGTTAGCTCGCCGATTAGAAATTAATTGCTCCTCTTCCTGTTACTATAAAAGAAGAACGCATCCcagtaattcaataattttcatcgtcgtattaattaatttattcatgtatttattaattaatttttctaacagAGATTAAGGGGCAAACCTCGCGTCAGAGGATAGAGTTTTTACTCCTTCATCGAGCTCGCTTAATTTTATTCCTTAATATTGACGTGggagcaattaatttttaatgagtgaaTCGTTGAGGAGAGAAAGTCGATGCTCTATGACTTTCATCGCGGTGATTATAATTTTGTTAGACGAATTCAGGGAGGAAACTCATGTAAGTGGATAGACCAGTCAATCCTGCATCCCATTCTTTTGGTTTCACCCCTTAAGATTAACTAGAATAggagtaattaattttcaatcagcGAACGATTGACGGGAGAGGTGCCCGACGGTCAATGGTTTGTAACTCGATTTTTGAGAAATCCCAGACATCAACCATTACGAATAGCCCATGATGGGAAAAAAGCTttctaattaatgaaatttgccTTTCTATCGTATGTTCCCGGGAATTTCTCGACCTGTCCAAGGGTGTGACAGCTGGAACTGAAGTGCTGAGGGGAAAGAGGCCAATGTACTCATGACAGCACAGGGTAGGCACGTAGGAGACACTTCCAGTCACAGGAGACTTGTCAGCATTAGCAAAGGTCTCATACTGCGTATGAGTACTCCATATTCGATGGGGTGGGCATTCACTCGGCTGAAGGTCTGGAGGGATGATTCGGACCGACCGGCGGCGAAGTTTGAACCCAGCGCGCGCCGGATAAGTTAATGTCGGGGATCTCCACACTACTGGCAGCAGTAGCACGTCCGGCGCAGGTCGTTCCATGACTCACTATCATGAGTCGAGAGTGGGGATGAGTGCTTTAAAAGCCCGCCTGTCCCATTCATTCAGGCAGTGCCGCTTTGGTTGGCACTTGGGGCGGTTCACTGTCGGCTCTCTCTCGTTCTGGAACCTCGTAAGAGACTCGCAATCCTTCACATTACCTGTTCCCTTAGCTTTCGGCGATGAGGCTAGGACTACTCCTAGTCGTCCGCCAAGTTCTTTGTGAAAATACTGACGAGTGAATTGGACATTCCTGGGGCTTCTTCCCCTTTGATTCAGTTATCTCTACATGTGCTCTCGGTGATGATATCCGTGGGAGCGTCTTCTGGATTTTTACACCAGACTGCTATCTTTATTCCGAAGCCCCCAGATAACATAATActaattttgtattttgtgCTCAGTCATTGTTGAATTCGCGTGTTGtggaaatttatggaaattgtATTTTCGTGAGAGCGAGATCCAATCTCTTCTCTTGGGATTTTTGGGAAATATTGGTTTGGTCAGGTTTGACTGTTTCATCGTACCAACCCCCTAGCACTTCTCCTGATGGTGAACCCCCTCCTCCAGTAACTGTTATGAGACATGACTGTCTCGCTACTGATAGTCCTGACGTTTGACTCTCCCCCAAGTAACCCCAAGTTCACTTGACGGTGAGGAATCGTTTAAGGCTGCTGTGcactttttcaaaatttattccaaacaCTACTAATCGAGATTAAAGAATTAAACCACTACTATTCATCgagaatttaataattgatcgAGAAGAGCTGGTTTAATTCTTTCATCTTCAGTTGAAGAACAGAAACTGGGGGTGAAATTTGGAGCCCTTGCGGGTTCACTTAGTACTGAAGAACCGTTTGGTGTAACTCTGCCCTTCAAAAACTGCATTGTTTTGTTTCTGATTAAGAGTAAGGAGTGGAACCTCTGCCACtggttgaaaatttaatgcacGACCGAGTGGTGTAGaagatataaaaatttcacttaTGTCCAGGAAGTTTCTTAAAAAGTTTAGGAACTTCATTTTACTAAACAGGGGATTCCCCAAAGGGGACATActtggaattattttaaatggCAGTGTAATATCAATTAAATCATCAAATATGTTCTTGTGAAGTTTAGAGATTAATtgctaaatttttcattgacttcACAAGcccttgaaaataaatgaaaaaaaaatacctggaTTGCAGGCATAGGGGGTCAAATCGGTGATCCCCTCCTCCTTCAGTACCTCGTcatcaatcaaaaactttCCAGTGCATTTTCGGCTGTCCTTAGTGATAATAGCGTAAGCTGCATCAGCTAGAATTTCCGGCTTTCTGCTGTAATTCTTACTGTCCTCCCCACTCAACATCTCGATAGCAGCCGTGTGAATAGCTGTCCTCGGCCAGAGAGCATTGACAGCTACTCCGTCGTCTTTAAATTCCTCGGCCATCCCCAAAACGCAGAATGACATTCCATATTTTGCCATCGTATATGCGAGATGATTTTTAAACCATTGTGGATTTAAATTCAAGGGTGGACTGAGATTAATGATGTGTGGGTTCTCACTCTTCAACAAATGGGGCAGACATGCTTTTGATCTGGAAAATAGAggaataatgaataatatcAGATGTAGATTGTTGGCGAGTCACTCACACAAGGAATGTTCCCCTAGCGTTGATTTGGTTCATGAgatcatattttttcatttccgttGTGAGCGTTGGTGTGAGGGAAATTGCACTTGCATTATTAACAACTATGTCGATTCCACCGAATTTTTTAACTGCTTGAGACACAGCTAAATTCACTTGGGCTTCGTCACGCACATCTACTGTGCACGCCAGGGCCTTTCCTCCTGCTTCttccactgaaaatattttgtcacgcattcaattatatttttaagcgGGTGATCTAAATCATTGAAACAATTTATCACCTTCTTTCGCTGCTGTGTAAATAGTGCCTGGCAATTTTGGATGGGGTTCAGCAGTCTTGGCACATATGACAATGTTGGCTCCATCTTGAGCTGCTTTCAAAGCTATACTCTTGCCAATTCCTCTAGATGCTCCAGTAATGAATAAGGTTTTGCCAGCAAGTTTTCTGAAAAAACCGGTTTAAGGTGTATCATAATCAACTATTGGTGCGATCATaactttgaaataaatttgaatttggaAGTATTCAATTGTCAATagtattcataaatttttaattaattgactgGTGCCAGAAGGTATGACAGTACCTCCTCGGTACTCGAGCCTAATTTCCTATCTGCCATTGCCTCTAGCTCGTTTGTGGAACGCTTTATTCGTGAAGTCAGTGTGTAAACAGTTCGAGTAAAGACGCTCTCAAATTAAATAtcttaatgataaaaaaaaatccaaactgcGAATTATTTTGCTAATTAGCAATGGAAGTCGGTAGGCTGTTGATTGTTTAATTTGGTTAATTGGAAATCCGTGAAAATTAGAAATATGTATTTGATATTCAGCTGACGATGAAATATTGTCAATGATTtacaagatttcaaatttcaatcgaATTACCACTAAGACTAATTCTCGATGCGAATGCATCAATATAATATTTTGCAACGTCAAGTAATTGTTCTTTTCGCAGGAACTACTTTTCTGCTTTTTCAGTCCAGCATGAAAGCGTTCAGTTAAAAGTAGAATGGGGGTTTCCACAATCCTCTCTCTCCGCCTCCATAAAAGCTCTTAGGTCAAACTATCTCTAGATGGCGGTCAGCGAGGGCAAGTTCCAGCATTAGTTATAATTGATTTTACCAACAAACGAATGAATCAAGTGCAGGAAACTTTCTCTGTCGAGGATCTCCTGGACACGAAGATTGTTTAGTCAATCCTGAAACGGTCCACTGGATACCTTCAACGTCTGCATGCGATACATCAGTTGGAAGACAATCTTGcaaggttatggttttcggaagcCTCGCGAGGCCCATCAATCTACTCGAAGAGTATTCTATCAAACACTTGGGCCATTACTCGCTGCCATGGGAGttgggaaaaatccatactgtcggctaGTGCAGATCGCCATGGCTCCCTCGAGCTACGAGCAACTGACACGGGCATGGCTCCCTCGTGGAACCTCGaagcggtggtccttggtgtcagctgATCGCCAGCAGATGAAAGGCAGCGTATCgagattaaaagaaatagagaaGAAGAAATGAGTATTTAATCTAATTCCCACTTGTACTACCCAGCAGAGCGGAGTTTTCCAGAACAGATTCCTGGATTACCAATCATTCATTCACTTATCGCCTCCGTCATTTCCGATGGTCGCCTAAAGACTTCTGCACTTCAGTCACATGCACTTCCTGCTAAATCCATCAAACGCGGCGAATGACTCTCTCAATGACACAAGAGCTTGTACCGCCGGGGGGCATTAAAGATTCCCCCTGATATCCGTCAGTCCATAATGAAGCGTTGGACTATGTCGTTGGCGTGGCTGCAGTCGCAGACCCAGGTCTTGAAGATGACATCGGAACTTCCCCTGCCCTATCAGGACCTACGACATCCAGTGCTTGCAAACGAGCCGCTTtacgtccaactacacgacaATATCGGGAAAAAACGGAAAGACTTTGCTACCGGTTTGACTCGTCGCAAAGCTTCGTTTCTGGAGATTTTTGATCTCTGTCGTTATGCGTTGGACGGTGTCAATCGCGCGAATGTCGGTATCCCCGCGGtaattcgcggggtctatctCTACGGTACCTATTCTAACCGGAACgtctttcttggcttggtaacGCGTCACCCTTTCCAGCAATACAAGCTGCACATGAAGGACCCCGACCGTTGTGCAGGGTCTCCGTTGAGTTAAGCTCCGTTGTAGACAGCCCCGGGAGGCCGGCATGGAAACTTCTTTGTCCCTCCAAAGGATCTTGACCCTTCGATTGCCAAAGTAACTCTGAAGTACGAAGAACGCGATGAGGTCTAGAAGAACACCACGATCGTTGGTGCTTGGGCCACAGAGGGCGTGTTAAGCGTTGGTGTTCACTGTCACCAGACCGCAGCGAACCCTGAAACAGCTGAGGACTGTCTCAAGTTTCTTCAAATGGATCTCGATGTCGTCCGAGAACTGGAAGTAGCTCGAGGCGATAAAGAAGGATCTACCGCGGAAGGAGGGTCTTATAAAATCCCCGCACCCCTAAAACTACCATAACATACCCCCCCTCCTCTCCACACAcaagtattttgaaaaaaaattgaaattcttgcAGCAGTTGTGGAAATATTGAGGAATACCGAAATTTACAAAAACTGTCATATCTGTGGAACTACTGAACCAATCGAGCTGAAATGGCGGATTTAAAAATAGACTAATGATAGCTATCATAAATtgcaaattcaaatttttagcTCCAAATTTTACTGgagtttttttacaattttgaattttctacaCTTGTCATGAA
The DNA window shown above is from Diachasmimorpha longicaudata isolate KC_UGA_2023 chromosome 7, iyDiaLong2, whole genome shotgun sequence and carries:
- the LOC135164801 gene encoding hydroxysteroid dehydrogenase-like protein 2, which encodes MLKNTGKLAGKTLFITGASRGIGKSIALKAAQDGANIVICAKTAEPHPKLPGTIYTAAKEVEEAGGKALACTVDVRDEAQVNLAVSQAVKKFGGIDIVVNNASAISLTPTLTTEMKKYDLMNQINARGTFLVSKACLPHLLKSENPHIINLSPPLNLNPQWFKNHLAYTMAKYGMSFCVLGMAEEFKDDGVAVNALWPRTAIHTAAIEMLSGEDSKNYSRKPEILADAAYAIITKDSRKCTGKFLIDDEVLKEEGITDLTPYACNPEHKDELMLDFFLDIEDSEKYIKLQSEQKPSGNRSVEVLFKAIEANISPELVKKVGAIYQFNMTGAEKGTWFLDLKNGNGGFGRGTPTNPADATLTMESTNFFDMFTGKLKPATAFLMGKLKIDGNLQTAMKLEKLMTSLKAKL